From the genome of Streptomyces sp. V1I1, one region includes:
- a CDS encoding VOC family protein, giving the protein MAGEISFFELGVGDFEAARTFYGGLFGWTFEQGPTEGGGYAIQTPNVPGGVHGGDPGASPYLFFKVDDMTAALDRVRELGGTVDDFDMGDDETIARFGRFKLCHDDQGSPFGLHEPPKSG; this is encoded by the coding sequence ATGGCCGGTGAGATCTCCTTCTTCGAACTGGGCGTGGGCGACTTCGAAGCGGCCCGCACCTTCTACGGCGGCCTGTTCGGCTGGACCTTCGAGCAGGGCCCGACCGAGGGCGGCGGCTATGCGATCCAGACGCCGAACGTCCCCGGCGGAGTGCACGGCGGCGACCCGGGCGCGAGCCCGTACCTCTTCTTCAAGGTCGACGACATGACGGCCGCGCTCGACCGGGTCCGTGAACTCGGCGGCACGGTCGACGACTTCGACATGGGCGACGACGAGACGATCGCCCGCTTCGGCCGCTTCAAGCTCTGTCACGACGACCAGGGCTCGCC